In Tripterygium wilfordii isolate XIE 37 chromosome 15, ASM1340144v1, whole genome shotgun sequence, one DNA window encodes the following:
- the LOC120016609 gene encoding protein NTM1-like 9: MAVLSTDRLPLGFRFRPTDEELINHYLRLKINGRDSEVEVIPEVDVCKWEPWDLPGLSVIKTEDPEWFFFCPRDRKYPNGHRSNRATDAGYWKATGKDRTIKSRRPNQSLIGMKKTLVFYRGRAPKGQRTHWIMHEYRPTLKELDGTAVGQSAFVLCRLFRKPEEKIEGQKYDEVEHSGSSPTTSKSSPDDTSSDLVQEAETSSMQEGKETKGTEKQFEQSNNKAPNALLPVQSRSNSHMTSDSEDHLTVMTPMNEYTPLHENSDMYNPMYDQIDCKVFSPMQSQILAELAPPYMDLPYASDFGHDHNGLQFQNGTCEEDVSFSDLFDGIFTNNDECSGEESTSRKNSVVNGGTQLPGHACVLETIPPEYSYNKGNDIYGHTNTEMSSLQHDPGMGAPRSYNEVLDSKELLQIPASVSWPFLGKESRSDVGNLENIYVGQYSSSTYSAMGSFYDRCNNLDGSIRPNNPLEYGSNASGTGIKIRNRQPQQQPNPNNFGTQGTAPRRIRLQMENSLGSIGNCEASETAKQTAMPEKSVDGKTTDVGDTRIKIRTRGLRHRQISENSITHRDPSRRVQSKTNYSSPETVDNGKIGNASCGEDEDGVRSVLTEATAEPGSTLQSENETQLRKIKSSYKETADELSGKLRSRASQYDDYCGRQQIESPSYMKAPSPIFHGRSSSRVYSGSIFLVVVISMISFGLWMYGR; the protein is encoded by the exons atGGCAGTGTTGTCCACGGATAGACTTCCTCTAGGGTTCCGATTCAGGCCGACTGACGAGGAGCTCATAAACCACTATCTGAGGCTCAAGATCAACGGTCGTGATTCCGAGGTCGAGGTCATACCTGAAGTTGATGTCTGCAAATGGGAGCCCTGGGACTTACCTG GGCTTTCGGTGATAAAGACGGAGGATCCGGAGTGGTTCTTCTTCTGCCCACGAGACCGGAAGTATCCGAATGGGCACCGTTCAAACAGGGCTACTGATGCTGGCTACTGGAAGGCTACCGGGAAGGACCGCACTATCAAGTCTCGGAGACCTAATCAAAGCCTGATTGGGATGAAGAAGACTTTGGTTTTCTACAGAGGTCGTGCCCCCAAAGGTCAGCGTACCCATTGGATCATGCACGAGTATCGGCCCACCCTGAAGGAGCTAGATGGAACCGCTGTCGGCCAG AGTGCCTTTGTTCTCTGTCGATTGTTCCGAAAGCCTGAGGAGAAAATTGAGGGTCAAAAGTATGATGAGGTGGAGCATAGTGGATCATCTCCTACTACAAGCAAATCCTCACCTGACGACACATCATCGGATCTTGTTCAAGAAGCAGAAACATCCTCAATGCAGGAAGGAAAGGAGACAAAAGGAACAGAGAAGCAGTTTGAGCAGTCGAACAACAAGGCTCCTAACGCTCTACTACCTGTTCAGAGCCGCTCCAATAGTCATATGACTTCTGACAGTGAAGATCATCTAACAGTTATGACTCCAATGAAT GAATATACGCCGCTCCATGAAAACTCAGATATGTACAATCCCATGTATGACCAAATTGATTGCAAAGTTTTTTCCCCCATGCAGTCGCAAATTCTAGCAGAGTTGGCACCGCCCTACATGGATTTGCCCTATGCCAGTGATTTTGGCCATGATCACAATGGGTTGCAATTTCAGAATGGTACTTGTGAAGAAGATGTATCCTTCAGTGATTTATTTGATGGCATCTTTACTAACAATGATGAGTGTTCTGGTGAAGAGTCAACAAGTAGGAAGAACTCAGTTGTTAATGGTGGTACTCAGTTGCCTGGTCATGCATGTGTCTTGGAGACCATACCACCTGAATATTCATATAATAAGGGCAATGATATTTACGGCCACACCAACACAGAAATGTCCAGCTtacag CATGATCCAGGGATGGGGGCACCCAGGAGCTATAATGAGGTTTTAGATAGCAAGGAATTGCTCCAGATTCCAGCTTCTGTATCTTGGCCGTTCCTTGGCAAGGAAAGTAGAAGTGACGTGGGTAACCTAGAGAATATTTATGTCGGGCAATATTCTTCATCTACGTATTCCGCCATGGGTTCATTCTATGATAGATGCAACAATCTGGATGGATCAATTAGGCCAAACAATCCTCTGGAGTATGGCAGTAATGCTAGTGGAACTGGAATCAAAATCAGAAACCGCCAGCCTCAGCAGCAACCTAATCCAAACAATTTTGGGACTCAGGGAACTGCTCCTAGGAGAATTCGTCTACAGATGGAAAATTCACTTGGGTCAATTGGCAATTGCGAG GCCAGTGAAACTGCCAAACAGACTGCCATGCCTGAGAAGTCCGTGGATGGGAAAACTACTGATGTTGGTGAtacaagaatcaaaattaggaCTCGCGGGCTTCGACACCGGCAAATTTCAGAAAACTCTATTACTCATAGGGACCCTTCAAGAAGGGTACAGTCAAAGACAAATTATTCTTCACCTGAGACAGTTGACAATGGCAAGATTGGAAATGCAAGCTGTGGAGAAGACGAAGATGGTGTGCGGTCAGTGCTCACAGAG GCCACTGCAGAGCCTGGCTCGACCCTCCAGTCAGAAAATGAGACCCAGCTGCGCAAAATCAAAAGCAGCTACAAGGAAACCGCTGACGAATTGTCTGGAAAACTGAGGTCAAGGGCGAGCCAGTATGATGATTATTGTGGGAGGCAGCAAATAGAGTCTCCTTCATATATGAAGGCACCATCCCCCATATTCCATGGCCGAAGTTCCTCGAGAGTCTACAGTGGCAGTATTTTCTTGGTGGTAGTTATTTCTATGATTTCTTTTGGGTTATGGATGTATGGTAGATGA